One window from the genome of Candidatus Methylomirabilota bacterium encodes:
- a CDS encoding class I SAM-dependent methyltransferase gives MRRDAIANVIRAYDDPVIRAYSRGRFLILRQRFLDEIGQYLPAEGNILDIGCGFGLFSLYYAQVLPRARFRGLDLNARRVRIAAQAAHRLGLGNAEYAVGDAREYRTDGVHAAAYMLDIVHHIPPETVEPLLAELHKAIRPGGRLIIKDVDTQPAYKRWFTHALDLLMSPRGVIHYWPAEELQILLQRIGFRVYRHLMVDILPYPHVLFIGQKD, from the coding sequence ATGCGGCGCGACGCGATCGCTAACGTCATCCGCGCCTACGACGACCCGGTCATCCGCGCGTACTCGCGGGGGCGGTTCCTGATCCTGCGCCAGCGGTTCCTGGATGAGATCGGGCAGTACCTGCCGGCCGAGGGAAACATCCTCGACATCGGCTGCGGCTTCGGCCTCTTCTCGCTCTACTACGCGCAGGTCCTCCCGAGGGCTCGCTTCCGGGGCCTCGACCTCAACGCCCGGCGGGTGCGGATCGCGGCCCAGGCGGCCCACCGCCTCGGCCTCGGCAACGCGGAGTACGCGGTCGGCGACGCGCGGGAGTACCGGACCGACGGAGTGCACGCCGCCGCCTACATGCTCGACATCGTCCACCACATCCCGCCGGAGACCGTGGAGCCGCTCCTGGCCGAGCTGCACAAGGCGATCCGTCCGGGCGGCCGCCTCATCATCAAGGACGTGGACACGCAGCCCGCGTACAAGCGCTGGTTCACCCACGCCCTCGACCTCCTGATGAGTCCCCGGGGCGTCATCCATTACTGGCCGGCCGAGGAGCTCCAGATCCTGCTCCAGCGCATCGGCTTCCGGGTGTACCGTCATCTCATGGTCGACATCCTCCCGTATCCCCACGTGCTGTTCATCGGCCAGAAGGACTGA
- a CDS encoding ABC transporter ATP-binding protein, giving the protein MPVSPSLLTVEQIHAGYGRIPILHGVSLAVWPRELVAVIGPNGAGKSTAFKVIVGLVSPERGHIVFNGSQITGLRPDEVLRRGLAYVPQGRIIFPQMTVLENLEMGAYIERDRARITEALERVYRLFPILRERHRQKAGTLSGGEQQMLAIGRALMTQPRLLLLDEPSLGLSPRFLGVIFDKIAELKASGMTMIIVEQNAAKALTVADRGYVLELGRNRFEGSGPSLLVDPEVKRLYLGG; this is encoded by the coding sequence GTGCCTGTCTCGCCTTCGCTCCTGACGGTGGAGCAGATCCACGCCGGCTACGGCCGGATCCCGATCCTCCACGGCGTCAGCCTGGCCGTCTGGCCCCGGGAGCTCGTCGCCGTGATCGGCCCGAACGGGGCCGGCAAGTCGACGGCCTTCAAGGTGATCGTGGGGCTGGTGTCGCCGGAGCGCGGCCACATCGTGTTCAACGGGTCTCAGATCACCGGGCTGCGCCCGGACGAGGTGCTGCGCCGCGGACTGGCCTATGTTCCCCAGGGCCGCATCATCTTTCCGCAGATGACCGTGCTCGAGAACCTCGAGATGGGGGCCTACATCGAGCGGGACCGCGCTCGGATCACCGAGGCACTCGAGCGCGTCTACCGGCTCTTCCCGATTCTCCGGGAGCGGCACCGGCAGAAGGCGGGCACCCTGTCCGGGGGCGAGCAGCAGATGCTCGCCATCGGGCGCGCCCTGATGACGCAGCCCCGACTCCTTCTCCTCGACGAGCCGTCGCTGGGGCTCAGCCCGAGGTTCCTCGGCGTCATCTTCGACAAGATCGCCGAGCTGAAGGCGAGCGGAATGACGATGATAATCGTCGAGCAGAACGCGGCCAAGGCGCTCACCGTGGCCGACCGGGGCTACGTCCTGGAGCTGGGCCGAAACCGGTTCGAGGGATCCGGCCCCTCGCTTCTCGTCGATCCCGAAGTCAAGCGCCTCTACCTGGGCGGCTAG
- a CDS encoding PilT/PilU family type 4a pilus ATPase — MIDLEALIGAAMSRGPSDVHLRPGRHPILRIRGRLLPFEDWPPLQVAELEDLIRRLLPPQQSARLAESGGVNRPESLSGLGRFRLTILNARGLPHIAIRVLSREIPKLEELGLPPVVARLAMERRGLILVTGPAGSGKSTTLAAMVNLMNEQRNEHIITIEDPIEYVFESRSCYITQREIGLDTPSYDSALRIVLRQDPNVIVVGEMRDPDTFRTVLTLAQTGHLVLSTLHTGSAVDTINRMISAFPQARERSIRAQLAHVLKGAIGQRLVERADGTGLLPATEVMVTTGSVFRAILEPGLTASLPTVLARSRDLFGMQTFDQSALDLYLQGLISEPTALLACNSPMDFEVQLRRARKEKRLEEAAAQGGVGAVGARMEAIVVLEVVGMTDLLISHGDATFREFTERIEHRLSDIAKEFRARAIEKHLDGFLLTFPNVDWAMTAIRRIFARISEFNELSEIEVAFRGALHYGSIWVDPHSNRVGAAVHKAFRVCTAIGTPDLWGPARPKERNVVVATEEAREMLTPYHVGSRPLGAVRLKGFDGVHPLFELII, encoded by the coding sequence GTGATCGACCTCGAGGCCCTCATCGGCGCGGCCATGTCGCGGGGCCCGTCGGACGTCCACCTCCGCCCCGGGCGGCACCCGATCCTGCGCATCCGCGGACGGCTCCTCCCGTTCGAGGACTGGCCGCCCCTCCAGGTGGCCGAGCTGGAGGACCTCATCCGCCGGCTGCTCCCGCCGCAGCAGTCGGCGCGCCTGGCGGAGTCGGGCGGCGTGAACCGGCCCGAGTCGTTGTCGGGACTGGGACGGTTCCGGCTGACGATCCTCAATGCCCGCGGCCTCCCGCACATCGCCATCCGCGTCCTGTCGCGCGAGATCCCGAAGCTCGAGGAGCTGGGCCTGCCGCCGGTGGTGGCCCGGCTGGCCATGGAGCGTCGGGGGCTCATCCTGGTGACCGGGCCCGCCGGGTCCGGGAAGTCGACGACGCTGGCGGCGATGGTCAACCTGATGAACGAGCAGCGCAACGAGCACATCATCACCATCGAGGATCCGATCGAGTACGTCTTCGAGAGCCGGAGCTGCTACATCACGCAGCGGGAGATCGGCCTCGACACGCCGAGCTACGACTCCGCCCTCCGGATCGTCCTCCGGCAGGACCCGAACGTCATCGTGGTGGGGGAGATGCGCGACCCCGACACGTTCCGGACGGTGCTCACGCTCGCCCAGACGGGACACCTGGTCCTCTCGACGCTCCACACGGGGTCGGCCGTCGACACCATCAACCGGATGATCTCCGCCTTCCCCCAGGCCCGCGAGCGCTCGATCCGGGCTCAGCTCGCTCACGTCCTCAAGGGCGCGATCGGTCAGCGCCTGGTGGAGCGCGCCGACGGGACCGGCCTCCTGCCCGCGACCGAGGTGATGGTGACCACCGGGAGCGTCTTCCGGGCCATCCTGGAGCCGGGCCTCACCGCCAGCCTGCCGACGGTCCTCGCCCGGAGCCGTGACCTGTTCGGCATGCAGACCTTCGACCAGTCGGCGCTGGACCTCTACCTCCAGGGCCTCATCTCCGAGCCGACGGCCCTCCTGGCCTGCAACTCGCCCATGGACTTCGAGGTCCAGCTGCGCCGGGCCCGCAAGGAGAAGCGTCTGGAGGAGGCCGCCGCCCAGGGGGGAGTCGGGGCGGTGGGCGCCCGGATGGAGGCCATCGTCGTGCTGGAGGTGGTGGGCATGACGGACCTCCTGATCTCGCACGGGGACGCGACCTTCCGCGAGTTCACCGAGCGCATCGAGCACCGGCTCAGCGACATCGCCAAGGAGTTCCGGGCCCGGGCGATCGAGAAGCATCTGGACGGGTTCCTGCTGACCTTCCCGAACGTCGACTGGGCGATGACGGCCATCCGCCGGATCTTCGCGCGCATCTCCGAGTTCAACGAGCTCTCCGAGATCGAGGTCGCCTTCCGCGGCGCCCTGCACTACGGGAGCATCTGGGTCGATCCGCACTCGAACCGGGTCGGCGCCGCGGTGCACAAGGCGTTCCGGGTGTGTACCGCCATCGGCACGCCCGATCTGTGGGGCCCGGCCCGGCCCAAGGAGCGGAACGTGGTGGTGGCCACCGAGGAAGCGCGCGAGATGCTGACCCCCTACCACGTGGGGTCGCGCCCCCTGGGGGCGGTGCGCCTGAAGGGCTTCGACGGCGTCCATCCCCTCTTCGAGCTGATCATCTGA
- a CDS encoding HAD-IA family hydrolase yields MRRAPIRAVTFDFWGTILPDPPVSDDRHRPRRLADFEAILGAAGVEVSRPVLERAYRDSGAFLAQIWLQDRDVPVEDHVRAILISMDPALVGRLQGDTLKALTEAYARPALLAPPAVDEGARPALEALARRGYTLCVVSNTMRTPGLVLREILRHYGLLGYFAHLTFSDECRVRKPAAEIFRRTLAAVSTPASAAVHVGDDPLLDVEGARSAGMRVIQVTTDRPPWFGRRRPHATIPGLAALPEAIARLDR; encoded by the coding sequence ATGCGACGCGCGCCGATTCGCGCAGTCACCTTCGACTTCTGGGGCACGATTCTTCCCGATCCCCCGGTGAGCGACGACCGCCACCGGCCCCGGCGCCTCGCCGATTTCGAGGCGATCCTGGGCGCCGCCGGCGTGGAGGTGTCACGGCCGGTCCTCGAGCGGGCCTACCGGGACTCCGGGGCGTTTCTCGCCCAGATCTGGCTACAGGACCGGGACGTGCCCGTCGAGGACCACGTACGGGCGATCCTGATCTCGATGGACCCCGCCCTCGTCGGGCGCCTTCAGGGAGACACCCTGAAGGCCCTGACCGAGGCCTACGCGCGACCGGCCCTGCTGGCGCCTCCGGCCGTCGACGAGGGCGCGCGTCCGGCCCTCGAGGCCCTGGCCCGGCGAGGTTACACGCTCTGCGTCGTGTCCAACACGATGCGGACGCCGGGACTGGTGCTCCGCGAGATCTTGCGGCACTACGGCTTGCTCGGCTACTTCGCCCACCTGACGTTCTCCGACGAGTGCAGGGTCCGGAAGCCCGCCGCCGAGATCTTCCGCCGCACGCTCGCGGCCGTGTCGACGCCGGCGTCGGCAGCGGTGCACGTGGGAGATGACCCCCTCCTCGACGTCGAGGGGGCGCGTTCCGCGGGGATGCGGGTGATCCAGGTCACCACGGACCGGCCGCCGTGGTTCGGCCGGCGGCGTCCCCACGCGACGATCCCCGGCCTCGCCGCTCTCCCGGAGGCCATCGCGCGGCTGGATCGCTGA
- a CDS encoding AMP-binding protein has protein sequence MLDAVAARFGHREALVLDERRLTYRDVHREVERLARGLLALGIAPGETVALWLTNCPEWLVVQHACARIGAVLVALNTRYRTHELDYILRQSDTTTLVLLDHALHIDFLEILGELLPGFHRADPDDLHFERFPALRRLICVSEDAYGGTLRYQDVIEAGDDPALGTPLAERRQRIAPDDVFTLLYTSGTTSFPKGAMITHRNCLPHGWASGERLGLTEHDRVLHTLPFSGTWGGLVIPLMTFSHGATLVLEEFFDPLRTLRLIERERITVWNAVDAMLMAVLDHPDLERYDRRSLRTGGVAMTGGGRHGLFDEVVGRLGMPGAFQPYGMTEVNALALCPSPDDPLELRQHAGVRPAEELELRVVDPEAGADRPPGQAGELWLRGPLVTRGYYKKPEETAAAIDAAGWFHTGDLAVRDEAGHTFFLGRLRETLRIGHFMVAPAEIEAFLMSHPTVGQAFVVGVPDPRLGEVAVAYVIPREGEAPTEAELQAYCGGKLAAFKVPRRVWVVADVPRTPGPHGDKAQKGKLRQEALRALGRGGPGG, from the coding sequence ATGCTCGACGCGGTCGCCGCCCGCTTCGGCCACCGGGAGGCCCTCGTCCTCGACGAGCGCCGCCTCACCTATCGCGACGTCCATCGCGAGGTCGAGCGACTCGCCCGGGGTCTCCTCGCCCTCGGGATCGCGCCCGGCGAGACGGTCGCGCTCTGGCTCACAAACTGCCCGGAGTGGCTCGTAGTCCAGCACGCCTGCGCCCGGATCGGCGCGGTCCTGGTCGCGCTCAACACCCGCTACCGGACGCACGAGCTCGATTACATCTTGCGCCAGTCGGACACGACCACGCTCGTCCTCCTGGACCACGCTCTCCACATCGACTTCCTCGAGATCCTGGGCGAGCTCCTGCCCGGCTTCCACCGAGCCGACCCGGACGACCTCCACTTCGAGCGTTTCCCTGCCCTGCGGCGGCTGATCTGCGTGAGCGAGGACGCCTACGGCGGGACCCTGCGCTACCAGGACGTCATCGAGGCCGGGGACGACCCGGCGCTCGGGACCCCGCTGGCCGAACGCCGGCAGCGGATCGCGCCCGACGACGTGTTCACGCTGCTCTACACGTCGGGCACCACATCATTCCCCAAGGGCGCGATGATCACCCACCGGAACTGCCTTCCTCACGGCTGGGCCTCCGGGGAGCGTCTGGGGCTGACCGAGCACGACCGCGTCCTCCACACGCTGCCGTTCTCCGGAACCTGGGGCGGACTCGTCATCCCGCTGATGACCTTCTCTCATGGCGCGACGCTCGTCCTCGAGGAGTTCTTCGACCCGCTCCGGACACTCCGGCTCATCGAGCGCGAGCGGATCACGGTCTGGAACGCGGTGGACGCGATGCTGATGGCGGTGCTGGACCACCCGGACCTCGAGCGATACGACCGCAGGTCGCTCCGCACGGGCGGCGTGGCGATGACGGGGGGCGGGCGCCACGGGCTCTTCGACGAAGTCGTCGGCCGCCTGGGCATGCCCGGGGCCTTCCAGCCCTACGGGATGACCGAGGTCAACGCCCTCGCCCTCTGCCCGTCGCCCGACGATCCGCTCGAGCTGCGGCAGCACGCCGGGGTCCGGCCCGCGGAGGAGCTCGAGCTCCGGGTGGTCGACCCCGAGGCCGGGGCGGATCGGCCCCCCGGGCAAGCGGGCGAGCTCTGGCTCCGCGGGCCGCTGGTGACGCGGGGCTACTACAAGAAGCCGGAAGAGACGGCGGCCGCCATCGACGCGGCCGGGTGGTTCCACACCGGCGACCTCGCCGTCCGAGACGAGGCGGGGCACACCTTCTTCCTGGGCCGCCTCCGGGAGACCCTGCGCATCGGCCACTTCATGGTGGCGCCGGCCGAGATCGAGGCGTTCCTGATGAGCCACCCGACCGTCGGCCAGGCCTTCGTGGTCGGCGTACCCGACCCGCGGCTCGGCGAGGTGGCCGTGGCCTACGTCATCCCCCGGGAGGGTGAAGCACCCACCGAGGCGGAGCTCCAGGCCTACTGCGGGGGAAAGCTCGCCGCCTTCAAGGTCCCGCGGCGCGTCTGGGTCGTGGCCGACGTCCCGCGAACCCCGGGCCCACACGGCGACAAGGCCCAGAAGGGGAAGCTCCGCCAGGAGGCTCTCCGGGCCCTCGGCCGCGGAGGCCCGGGCGGATGA
- a CDS encoding radical SAM protein, with protein sequence MNILLLSMPDSFEHMPTVGIRMPNGALGSLAGNVDPHHRVAVADLILAERRVRETVERLVREWDPDVVGLSVMTFQRRTALRIIDLVRALRPAARIVVGGYDPSLAPEAYTDPAGGVDFIVRGEGELTFRALTRALERGSGYQRIPGLSYREERGFLHTPDRPVSGLEGDEIRPPNRQARVLAGYTFLGRPVDVIETSRGCTFDCSFCSIIEMRGRNFHTYRFDRVLADIRDARDYGARVIFLVDDNITLNVRRFETLCQAIIDAGLNDLEYLVQAMTSAIANHGATLAPLMRRAGFRYVFLGIENILDGDLGFLRARAKNTRRENGRSAGNATITAIDYLHRHRMWVVGGLIVGNPDDTRQSVEANLEFARRYVDWPYIQHPTPYPQTPMTKDFRERGLIINERLWEYDGTTAVVRSEHLEAEEIEFLRWRAERWMKVRHLGAVLAHSPAFVLRNWPKMLAHTFRGSRFWKALLGLEDERQAFRRYRALRQAERAYL encoded by the coding sequence GTGAACATCCTCCTGCTCTCCATGCCCGACTCGTTCGAGCACATGCCGACGGTCGGCATCCGCATGCCGAACGGCGCCCTCGGCTCGCTGGCCGGCAATGTCGACCCGCACCACCGGGTGGCGGTCGCCGACCTGATCCTGGCCGAGCGGCGCGTCCGCGAAACCGTCGAGCGGCTCGTGCGCGAGTGGGACCCGGACGTGGTCGGGCTGTCGGTGATGACGTTCCAGCGGCGGACGGCCCTCCGCATCATCGACCTGGTCCGCGCGCTCCGGCCTGCCGCACGGATCGTCGTCGGCGGCTACGACCCGAGTCTGGCTCCCGAGGCGTACACCGACCCGGCCGGCGGCGTGGACTTCATCGTCCGAGGCGAAGGCGAGCTCACCTTTCGGGCGCTGACCCGCGCCCTGGAGCGCGGCAGCGGCTACCAGCGGATCCCGGGCCTGTCGTATCGAGAGGAGCGCGGGTTCCTCCACACCCCCGACCGTCCGGTCAGCGGCCTCGAGGGGGACGAGATCCGGCCGCCGAACCGCCAGGCCCGCGTCCTCGCCGGCTACACGTTTCTCGGCCGGCCGGTCGACGTCATCGAGACCTCCCGGGGCTGCACCTTCGACTGCAGCTTCTGCTCGATCATCGAGATGCGCGGGCGCAACTTCCACACCTACCGCTTCGACCGGGTGCTGGCCGACATCCGCGACGCCCGCGACTACGGGGCCCGCGTCATCTTTCTCGTCGACGACAACATCACCCTGAACGTCCGGCGCTTCGAGACCCTCTGCCAGGCGATCATCGACGCCGGCCTGAACGACCTCGAGTACCTCGTCCAGGCCATGACCTCGGCCATCGCCAACCACGGCGCGACGCTCGCCCCCCTGATGCGGCGGGCCGGGTTCCGGTACGTCTTCCTGGGCATCGAGAACATCCTGGACGGCGACCTGGGCTTCCTGCGCGCCCGGGCCAAGAATACCCGGCGCGAGAACGGACGGAGCGCCGGGAACGCGACGATCACCGCCATCGACTACCTCCACCGGCATCGGATGTGGGTCGTCGGGGGTCTGATCGTCGGCAACCCGGACGACACCCGCCAGTCGGTGGAGGCCAACCTCGAGTTCGCCCGGCGCTACGTCGACTGGCCGTACATCCAGCACCCGACGCCCTACCCCCAGACGCCGATGACCAAGGACTTCCGGGAGCGCGGGCTCATCATCAACGAGCGCCTCTGGGAGTACGACGGGACCACCGCGGTGGTGCGGAGCGAGCATCTGGAGGCGGAGGAGATCGAGTTCCTGCGCTGGCGGGCCGAGCGCTGGATGAAGGTCCGTCACCTGGGGGCGGTGCTGGCTCACAGCCCCGCGTTCGTCCTGCGCAACTGGCCGAAAATGCTGGCCCACACGTTTCGGGGGAGCCGCTTCTGGAAGGCGCTGCTGGGGCTCGAGGACGAGCGGCAGGCCTTCCGGCGCTACCGCGCCCTCCGCCAGGCCGAGCGAGCGTACCTCTGA
- a CDS encoding DUF1318 domain-containing protein has translation MLRRHLGRHLALVGLAGLVAACVPVTVNINFPQEKLEGAAGSIEDMVRSPENPKPAPKKGPQGSLGDRLLAALGPAAADAQTRTVDVMPEIKVRTPELMRAIESRRARRGEIDELKAKGCVGETNQGMLEARAGQGCPGNVGQVVSAENADRNYIYGTLMQQNNIPASDASRVHAAFAKVRRDRAKPGEWIQLETGQWVHK, from the coding sequence ATGCTGAGACGCCACCTGGGTCGTCATCTCGCGCTCGTCGGGCTCGCGGGCCTGGTGGCCGCGTGCGTACCCGTCACCGTCAACATCAACTTTCCCCAGGAGAAGCTCGAGGGCGCCGCGGGCAGCATCGAGGACATGGTCCGGAGTCCCGAGAACCCGAAGCCCGCACCGAAGAAGGGGCCGCAAGGCTCGCTGGGCGACCGCCTGCTGGCGGCGCTCGGGCCGGCCGCGGCGGACGCCCAGACCCGCACCGTGGACGTCATGCCCGAGATCAAGGTGCGGACGCCGGAGCTCATGCGGGCGATCGAGTCACGCCGGGCGCGGCGGGGCGAGATCGACGAGCTCAAGGCGAAGGGCTGCGTCGGGGAGACGAACCAGGGGATGCTGGAGGCACGCGCCGGCCAGGGCTGCCCCGGGAACGTGGGGCAGGTGGTGAGCGCCGAGAACGCGGATCGCAACTACATCTACGGCACACTGATGCAGCAGAACAACATTCCCGCCAGCGACGCGTCGCGAGTGCACGCCGCGTTCGCCAAGGTCCGCCGCGACCGGGCGAAGCCTGGAGAGTGGATTCAGCTCGAAACCGGCCAGTGGGTGCACAAGTGA